The Rhizobium viscosum genomic sequence TCAGCCCAGACGTAACCGACCATCAGCGAAGCATCCCAGACGCCGTCTAGCGCGTCGATGCCGGGCAGTTCGGCGTAAAGGCTCTTTGCCGGTTCATCGACGGTGCTGGTGCGTTCGCCCGGCAGAACGACCGGGATCGGCGCCCAGAGCAGGATTGGCTTCACGCCCGTCTTCAGGCTTTTCACCAGCATGGAGACCGAGCGTCGCATGGTCTCCTCGACATCGATATGCGGCGCAGTGCGATAGGTGGAGTACATGTCGAGCGCATCGAGGATGCGCTGGGTGACGTTGCCATGCAGGTCATAACTGGCCGAGACCATGCAGTGATCGCCAACGAGCGCGCGGGCTGCACTGATCCAGTCGCCTTCCGCGTCCTCCATGCCTTCGACATACATGGCGCCGTGCATGGCGAGATAGAGGCCGTCGAGCGGCAGCAGTGGCTTCAGGCGTTCCAGGAATTCGGCTTTGAAGGCCTCATAGGTGTGGCGCGCGACCGGGCCGCCGGCAATGGCGCGGACATGGATCGTCGGCAGGAATTCGGCGTCGTAATCCCCAAGGAATGCGAAATAGGGGGCCGCCAGCAGTCCCTCGCCACGCACCACCCGGAAATCCTTCTCCTCGTTCAGGACGGGATTGTACGTGCTGCATTCGATGTGAATGCCACCGACGGCGATGCGCATTGGAAACCTCAGTTGATATTAGGACCGATCAGAAAATTGTGGGCGGCAATGCTGGCCGCGCCGCGCGCCCAGACGTCGCTATCGACGCGACGGGTGCGGATCGGGGTCTGACCTGCATATCGCGGAAGAACATTGGCTTCGATCGCCTGTTGCACGACTGTGCCGAACAGGCCATCGAAGGAGCCTTCGACATGCGTTACGAGGATCATGCCGGGATCGTTCATCTGGATCAGGTGCGAGATTGCGAGGCCGAGGGCTGCGCCGGCCTTGTGGATGATGGCGATCGCCTCGGCGGTGCCGAGTGAAGCTTCCTCTTCCAGGTCCGATAGCGAGGTGCATTTCAGGCAGGCGGCCCGCGCCATCTCTTTGATTGCCTTCATGGAGGCGACCGTATCCAGGCAGCCTCGCTTGCCGCAGCGGCAGGGTGCGCCGCCGGGTTCGATCGTCGCATGGGCGATTTCGCCCGCACCGCCATGATTGCCGCGATAGAGCCTGCCGTCGATGACATGGGCGCAGCCGATGCCATCTCCAAGCGACACGACCGAGAAATTCGGCGTGTCGCGAGCAATGCCGAAGAGCTTTTCGCTGACGGCCACTGCCTTGGCATCATTTTCGATGAAGGTATCGACGCCGCTTGCCTGGCGGATGATTTCGGCAAGCGGCACATCCTGCCAGCCGAGCAGGGTGGACTGCACGCAGGTCGCCTGCTTTTCATCGACGAAGCCGGACAACGCCACGCCGATGCCGGCAAGCTTCGAGCTCGCCTGCGGATGGCCCTTCAGGATTTCCGGCAGGCCATAAGCAATGGCATTGGCAATGATCTTGGGATCCCTGGAGTAGGGCAGTTGCTGACGGGCGATGATATTGCCGTTAAGATCGCTGAGGATCATCGGCGCGGGATCTTCCAGAAGCGAAATGCCGATGAAAAAGGCGCATTCGGGTTTCAGGTCGAGCAGCACGGAGGGTCGGCCCTGACCGTAGACGGTTTCCGTCTCGTGCAGCACGCCGCGATCGATCAGCTCGCGGGCAATGCCACTCATCGCCGCTTTGCTGAGCCCGATCGCAGAGGCAAGATCAGTCCGGCTTAGGGGACCGGACTCACTTATGACCCGCAGAAGCTCGCGCTGCGATGAGTTGAACATACAAATCCTGATCCCGTCGTGCGTGGTTTTGCCCTGACAATAAGTTCACAAAATGAACCAATCAACTGAAATAAATTACGAAAATTGATCAAGCTATTGGATTGACCGGTTTTAAGAATCAACGACAGGGTGAACCAATGGAAATCATTCGCAAGAGATTTGTTCTCGTGGGCCAATTTGCATCGAGCCGTGCTGGAGCTCCGAGATCAAGGGGACCTGGACGGTTGAACCGCCGGCGCAACCTGTTCAAGCCGCAAGAACAGCAAATGCAGCGTGTAGCGCTGGATCGGTCGCCCGCGCATTGTGCTGTCCTGAAGTTTCTCCGCCACCCGCATTTCACGCTATAATTCGTCCTACACGCAAGCCGGGAGGACGGGCATGGGCCAGCAGCAAATTCCCCTCAAGGTGACGGCAACGCGATTCTTCCGCGCGGTTAAACTATTCATGACATCCGATGTCGGCAGACGAGCCCAGTTCCTTCTCATCTGCCTGATCGCTCTTTTTGGCGGCATCAGTGCCCTGAACGTGGTCAACAGTTTCGTCGGCCGACACTTCATGACCGCGATCGCTGACAGACAGACTACGGAATTTGCTCGTCAGGCAATCCTCTATGCAAGCGCTTTCATGGCCTCGACGGTCGTGTCGGTGGTTGCCCGCGGAGGAGGCCGATGAACAAATCCTCGCTTTACTAAGAGAGTTCGGTCTCAAGCGCCACCTGACGACCACCGATCTCGACAGCGAGCAAGACTGGTCAACCGTGCTGTCGCCCCGCGAACAACGGCTCATTGTACTTGCAAGCGCGGTTATCGCGGCACCATCCCACGTTCTTCTTGAGAAAGCCGATGCCATCTTCGGCCACGAACTTCTGCCCGACATTCTCAGGCTCCTGGCGGAACGAGGGATTGCGTGCGTCAACTATGCAGAAGCGGGCGCACCGCGCGCAGCCTATGACGCCGTTCTCGAATTTCGTTCTGACGGTCCCTGGACGTGGGTCGAGCCAAAACAGAGAGAGTGACTACGGCTTCTTGTTCGGCGCTAGAAGTGAAGATGAAGACCGGCCTCTTTGACCACTTCCTCGAAAGCGGTCCGTGCAAGGTAGCTCGGAGCCCAACCTCGAATGACATCCTGACAGCTATCTAAGGCATGTCTGTAGGCCCGTCCTGGCCGCGGCCAGTTATCGCGTAACTTTTCAAGCGTATCCGCCGCTGTGCCGATAAACTCCACGGCGCCGTGCTTGCCGGTGCGCGCGAGCACG encodes the following:
- a CDS encoding ROK family transcriptional regulator, whose protein sequence is MFNSSQRELLRVISESGPLSRTDLASAIGLSKAAMSGIARELIDRGVLHETETVYGQGRPSVLLDLKPECAFFIGISLLEDPAPMILSDLNGNIIARQQLPYSRDPKIIANAIAYGLPEILKGHPQASSKLAGIGVALSGFVDEKQATCVQSTLLGWQDVPLAEIIRQASGVDTFIENDAKAVAVSEKLFGIARDTPNFSVVSLGDGIGCAHVIDGRLYRGNHGGAGEIAHATIEPGGAPCRCGKRGCLDTVASMKAIKEMARAACLKCTSLSDLEEEASLGTAEAIAIIHKAGAALGLAISHLIQMNDPGMILVTHVEGSFDGLFGTVVQQAIEANVLPRYAGQTPIRTRRVDSDVWARGAASIAAHNFLIGPNIN
- a CDS encoding DUF982 domain-containing protein, with the protein product MEHHASVRAGRGRAKTGRVFRRLVVTPSKPRQRDEWIVNKVSPSPWNVCVLARTGKHGAVEFIGTAADTLEKLRDNWPRPGRAYRHALDSCQDVIRGWAPSYLARTAFEEVVKEAGLHLHF